CTGCAGCTTGAACTCCAAGGCGCGCAGCTGCTCGAAGGCGCGCAGTTGCTCGTGTTCGAAGGCGCGCTGTGCGAACACCACCCCGCTCTGTGCACTCACGGACACGTAGGACGACAGTGCCCGCAGCTCCAAGTCACTGGTAACAATGGAGCAGGAGACTTGGCCATTCAGCCCTAGGTCCAGGTCAGAGGCGCTGACTTGTGTGATGGAGGCTCCGAGAGGGTTGTTTTCGGCCACGTGGACCCCGTAGGAGACCTGGTGGAAAACCGGAGCACTGTCGTTGACGTCACCAATGTATAGGGTGACGCTTGTGCTGGATGAGAGCGGAGGCTTGCCCCTGTCAGTGGCAGTGATGGTGACCTTGTACTCCGGGGTCCCAATCCAGGGTCCCATCTGTTACAAGCTTATAGTCATTATTGGCGGAAGATTCCATTCTAAAAGGAATTCTTTTGTTTATGAGGCATGTGACCTCCCCATTTTCTCCCGAATCTTTATCATGTGTTTTGAACAGAATGATCGCCGTCCAGGGTTCTGCAACCTCAGTTACAGAACTGGACACCGAAGTAAAAACCACGTCTGGGGCGTTGTCGTTCTCATCTAGGATTTCTAGCATAATTTTACATTCGCTGGTCATGCCTCCACCATCCTTCGCCTCTATGCTCATGGTATAACTGCTATAAATTTCGAAGTCTATTAAGTCTTTGGATTTAATTTCCCCATTTTGATGGTCTAGCACAAACATATTTCCAATATCATCTGGTAGGGATTTGAAAGAGTAGGTGATCTCTGCACTGACATCCTCATCCTGGTCAGTGGCTGTCACCTTTAGCACACAGGTGCCTGGGGGCACATTCTCTCTAAGGCTGACTTTGTATACATCCTGGCTAAAAACTAGGGCATTATCGTTGCCATCAGTGACCTTAATTTGAATTGCAGCAGTGCCAGTTAGGACTGGGTCACCCCCATCTGCTGCTTTCAGGACCAGGAGATGAGAGCTCTATTCTTCCTGGTCCAGGGGCTTCTCCAGCACTAATTCTGGAGCATTCTTGCCTTCAGTCTTGTCCATCATCAGAGAGAAATGTTCATTAGAGCTGAGCTGGTAACTCTGGAGACAGTGAGCCCTACATCTGCATCTATAGCAGATACCAGGCCAAACTGAGTGCCTGGAATTGCTAGCTCATTGATTTGTGAAACAATGCTATTTTGGGGAAAATAAGGTGGATTATCATTTATATCTTCTATCATCACATTTATGTGAAAAACATTTAGAGGATTCTCTGGTACAATTTCTGAGGGTATGACACAGGATTTTGAGGACAGAGTGACTCTCGATCTATTCTGTCACTCACAAGAATGTTCCCATTCTCCGTGTTCACGGTAAAGGACTGTTCCTCTGTACTAACTCTAAGGTTTCGGGTCAATAAATCCTGAACATGCAGCCCCATGTCCTCAGCAACGTTCCCCACCACCGAGCCCCGGACCGTTTCTTCTGGATTAGAGTAGTGGATCTGCTCCGAGGGCATCCTGCAGAACAAAGGCAGCAGGAAAGGGAAGAGTATTTGCCGCCGCCGGGTCCTGCTTCTCTGCTTCACCCTGTTTCCCATCCTTCCCGTGCGTTGCTGCAGTCTCCGACGTTAAGAGAAAATGTTTCAcaaagtgcttttaaaatatttacttccaCACATAGAAAACCCAATGCTCCCAGTTTGAAGGCACCCCAATCCGTAAGGAATCAGATTTGAGGGAGCAGAAAGCCCAAGTCTTGGCCACTTTCCTTTCCGACTTTCTTCTGTGACTGAGCAGAATATAGTCCTGGTAGATCCCAGGCTCCAGCTCTTGCAGCACATTGGCCAACAGCGGGGCTCTGAGTCTATTTAGAAAACTGTACCCGGAAGACTTTGCTAATTCAATAGCATTCAAAATTTAGACTGATGTGTTGGATTAATGCATAGGAAACTAGACACTTTAAGAGTTTTGGTAGTGACTATTTTCCAGTGTTTACTACCAAAGAAGATTCCTTAGAGATGGGATCCTATAGAACAGTCATTAGCCCAGTAAAGAGAAGTTaaacgtttttttcttttttctttttttcttttcttttctttctttttttttttttttttttttgagatggagtctcactcttttgcccaggctgcagtgcagtgacacgatctctgctcactgcaagctctgcctcccaggttcaggccattctcctgcctcagtttccccagtagctgggactacaggcgcccgccaccacgcctggttaattttttgtatttttagtagagacagggtttcaccatgttaggcaggatggtctctatctcctgacctcgtgatccacccacctcagcctcccaaagtgatgggattacaggcgtgagccaccgcaccggcccaagtttctttttttctaagcagAAGCAATGCACATATTGGAAGAACTAGGCAAAGTCTTCTCTCCTGATGTACAACAAAAACAATGTGGGAAAACATCCCCACCAAGTGGTATGGGAAAATTTTGACCACTATGAAATGATATGCAGTATTAATTATTTTCAATCTGATGTGCAGATAATTTTCCTCTTAGTTTTATCAGAGAAAACTGGAGGAGCACTGAAAGCTATATAGGGCATATTCAGAATAAAGATAGCCAAACCTTTCTTATCACTTATAAAAGAGGTTTCTGAAAAGGATTATTAAGTGTTTTACACTTTAatcataaacagaatataaaggtATAGCCTAGTAGGTAGCCTTAGGAATTTAATAACATGAAATGTGagggtgttttatttttatcctctATTTAATGGGACTATATGTTATACCTTAACAGAACTTTATCACTACCTCCAAATCAACATAACCATcttaatatcacatttcaaagccAACCCTTCCTTTTTGTTCTCCAAAGTCTTGGGTGCAAGCTCCCAGTTAGTTTAGATGAGGCTTTATAATATGGAACAATCTCCTTTTCCCAGCCAAATACCTCATATCCTTTTTATTTAGTTCTAGTCAAAGTACAATGCCTTACATCCATTTTCTCAGTTTGGAATTCCACAAGTATAAATCCTATCTCTAGATGCTCAAAATACCCCAACATTTTTCTTGACTTCAAGACGAATGTAGGCATCTGTTGGAAGACTTGCCTTTCCtacagttaaaattattttttgtgcaAGCCCTAGATAGTCAGTTTACAACTAATGACATAAGGTAAATtcctaaatgagaaaaataaacttgaaagggaACATAAATAAGGAAGTAATTTGGGGCAAATACCTAGAAGTGATGCGAGAGTGTTAAGTGAATTGATTATGGAAATTATTCCTGTGATCAAAAGCCCTAGATAAGTCTCCATTCCTCATTTGACTTTCCTAGACATTGCTTCAGATAACATGTATGTCAGGCAACTATCAAGCTTCAGTAACAAGTTGGTCTGAATAAAAGAACTGAATGTACTATTTGCCATAAGAAAGaccttataaaggaaagaaagaaggaatctaTGACTCCCAAGTACactgaaaatgaacaaaaaatagccagaagGATACTAGCTAAATCAGTTTCATTAAAGTCCAAATACCTTCAATCTATTTATATATTCACAAACTATTCTATTTGAATAAATCTATAGACATCTTTAGCATATTTGAAAATAGCTTTTTGAGAAGCACTGAATCAAAATCAAGTCATTTCTATATATGGATTTACTACATTAAAAAGCCTTCCATACATACAAACGCAGACaccaaagtaaaagaataaaaggaaataataccaGTTCAATAATTCAATTATTTCCTCAGACCAGTCAATGCAACTTCACCATAGTAATGGAAAAGATATCTAGAGCTTAAGAAAAAATGTCATCTAAATTTTATCTCCCAAGGAAATCCAGTAGTTAAAAGCCAGTAAATATGTCTGTGTTGATAGGATGAAGAAATGAGACAAAGTTGAAATAGTCAACAGGATCTAAACATATTACCAGCCAACAAGAATCAAAACAAAATTGCTCAGAGAAAAGCTTacatgtgtaagtgtgtgtgcatgtgtatagatagatagatgagaaAGAGAGCTAGAGGGAGCATGCTATTAAATCGACAGGATCTAAATTTGAACATTAGCAGTAATAGCAAATAATGGTGGAATATAACTACAAATCAGTGAAGGCACTGCaaaattgaaatggaaataaaaagtgtTTGTGAATCATTAATTTGTATCTATATATAGTAAATTGATAGCCTCATATActgataatagaaaaataatactaaaattcaACTTACTACAAACCAAGCCAGCATAGTTGAATGGCCCCtttgaaatcaaaagaaaatatgccAGGACTGAAAAATGACTTTCACAAAAACGTTCTGAAAGATTATGGTAATCTCATGAAAGGCAAAGTAAAACTCACATGTATTGctctaaatataaatgaaataaatatatgccGCCCCCCCCAAACAGTTTTCATAATAGGCTCAATAAACATCTCCTTAAAAGACTTGTGCCAAGACACCAACAATTAGGAGGCAGAGAAATAAATCTCACCTGATTACTTGTCGGGTCACATTTGCCTAAAATGATAGCTGAGTCTTCAGCTATCAAGAGTGGTTCGcttttctcacagctctcctGGCTGATGAGCGTGTCCCCATAGTTGGGCTGGGGGAAAATCAGGTGACTCTTCCGAGAGTCCGAGGTGAGGGAGACCTCGTGGGAATAGGTCTGCAGGAAAGCCTGCACCCCGTCCATGCCTACGAAGTGTGAGGTGGGCATACCTGCCAGCCCGCCTTCAGAAGCCCGTAGCAGGCGTGACTTATGCCAGCGCCACAGCCTGAGTGCCAGCAGCACGACGACAAAGACCAGGAAGATGCAGGAGACTGCGGCCACCGCCACTACCAAGTACAGCGTGAGGTCTGAGGTTTCAGAGTTAGCCAGAGACTCGAGGCTGACGAGGTCCGCCAGGACTTCGGGGATGCTGTCGGCCACAGCCACGGTGAGCGTGACGGTGGCCGAGAGAGGGGGCTGGCCGTGGTCCTGGACGGCCACCACGAGGCTCTGCTTGAGCGCGTCTCTGTCCAGCAGGGCCCGCACCGTGCGCACCTCGCCTGTGTGCTCCCCTACCGCGAAAAGTCCCGGCTCGCTGGCCTTGAGCAGGCGGTAGGACAGCCAGGCGTTCTGGCCTGAATCTTTGTCCACCGCAACCACCTTGGTCACCAGGTAGCCAGGTTCTGCAGAGCGGGGCGCCAGCTCCACGCCAGTGGAACCGTCTGTGGGGAGGGCGGGGTACAGGATCTCAGGCGCATTGTCGTTCTGATCCAGCACGAACAGGCTCAGCGACACATTGCTGCTGAGGGGCGGGTCCCCGCTGTCACGTGCTATCACTCTCAGTTGTAAGTCTCGAAACTGCTCATAGTCGAAAGATTGTAGGGCATAGAGAACACCAGTGTTGGAGTTAATAGAGACATAAGAGGATAGAGGCACCCCCTGGACAGTGTCATCCGTCAGAGAGTAAGTGACCAGGGCATTCTGTTTACTGTCCGGGTCGAGGGCAGTCACTGAGAAGATGGAGGCACCCCTGGGGTTGTTTTCGGGAATATAGGCAAAGTAAGAGGAGTGAGGAAAAACAGGAGGGTTATCGTTGTCATCTGCCACATTCAGCCAGATATGAGTTTCTGCAGACAGAGGCGGGCTTCCCTGGTCTGTGGCTGTCAACGTTATATTGTAGCTCTGGACCAACTCCCTGTCCAGCACTCTGCTTGTTATCAATTTGTAATAATTTCCATAAgtcttttctaatttaaaaggCAAGTGGTTAGGAATAAAACAGGAGACTTGACCATTTTCTCCAGAATCTTGATCTTGCACATTTAGAAGAGCAATGACTGTACCTGGAGGAGAGTTTTCCAGAATTGAATTAATAGAAGAGGTGATAGTTATTTCTGGAGCGTTATCATTCACATCCACAACAGTGATCAACATCATCGCGGTGGTAAAGAGACCTCCACCATCTTGGCCTTGAATTTCCATCTCATAGAATCCATATTTTTCAAAATCCAGAGACCCCCGTACTAGAACTTCTCCAGTTTGTGAATCCAATTGGAATATTTCAGAAGCCTTGCTTTCCATGTTCCGAAATGAATACATTACTTCCCCGTTGATTCCCTCGTCTGGATCCGTTGCATTAACCACCAGCACCCGAGTTCCAGAGCTGATGTTTTCTGGAACGCTCACGCGATATACGGACTGTGTAAACACTGGGATGTGGTCATTTACATCGAGGACCACCACACGAATGGGAACTGAGCCCTTTCGGATGGGATCGCCTCCATCTAAAGCTGTGAGGAGGAGCAGGTGACCAGCCTCTTTCTCTCGGTCCAGGCTTCCCTCCAGTACTAGCTCTGGATTCTTGGCCCCATCCATTCTGCCCCGTAGTTGCAAGGAAAAGTAACTATTAGGGCTGAGCTGGTAGCTCTGGAGGGAATTCACGCCCACATCTGGATCCCTAGCATTAGGAAGAGCAAATCGCGCCCCAGGAATTGCGTGCTCACTGACTTTTATCTCCACTTCGTCTTCCTGGAAGCTGGGGGCGTTATCATTAATATCGATTATTTCCACCTCCACTCCGTAAATCTTCAAGGTGTCTTCCACGAGAAGttccatatttaaaaaacagGAGGACACCGTCTCACAGAGCTCCTCCCGGTCTATCCTGCCTGCCGTGATCAAGCTGCCGCTTCGCGGATTCACAGCGAAAAGCTGTGTCTTCCCTCTGGAGACGATGCGGACTCCGCGCTTCGCCAGCTCCCGGGGCTCCAGCCCCAGGTCCTTGGAGATATTGCCCACGAAGTAGCCTTTTTCGGTTTCTTCGGGCACCGAATATCGGATCTGCCCGGCCCGGAACCCCCGCAGCGTCCCCAGGAAAATGCACAGCAGCACCAGCCCACTGCGGTCCAGGCGCTGTAGCGGATTCGCCATGGCAGGCTCTAAGCCGATATTCCGCGATTTCTCGAGCTGGTTGGTTGTGAATCGGTTTATGTATCTATGAAGTCCTAGGCCGACTGCATCCAAAATACATCAGAAAGTGCAGGAAAATACTTCTAAGTCTCCAGTGAGTATCCATCTCATTCTGCTTTGTGTGGTAGAGGCGGAGGAGGGAGGGACTCAATAGCGCGCAGCTTCCCATTCCCTGATTGGTGAACAGCGGCGCCTAGAGCCCATTCTTATTATTGCAACGACtaagaaattccagaagaaatgaTTACGCTCACCTCTTCGTGAATCTCACGTATTTGTAGAGCTTAAAAACGATTATACACAATGCTTATATTATGTGATGTTAAAACTTTACCAATAACACCCACGAAAGGAGTAATTATTAAAAGGACTTGcttaattttaagaaagttttcaaaatattactggaGTTGAAAACTTGTAGATTATAATTGGTTCCAATTCATTTTAACCGACTGAAAAGAACGACATTTCTGGAAGTGGAAATAACATGGTCCCGATAAAATCATCAGGTAGGATGCCTAACTATAATTCTTACAAGTGTTCCTTTATTGAGTAAATGAAACACTTGAGAAAAATTGAATAGCATCAGGGTTTCAATTAAAATACCATACCGTGAAAATAtacctgtattttatatttttaaccaaaaggtattttatttcataaaaaatgtCACCGGAGATTACCCATGTAGATGGCCTTAAAATGTCTTTGAATAGTAGGAAGATTGAGGCatttaatttaaacttttgttttaacaATGATAGCCATAAATTTGACCTATATTTTGGGAACTCTATGAAGAGGTTATCTAGAATCTTAAAATAATATCACTATATTGGAATATATTGGCATATTGTAATACAAAAaggattaaatacattttaaatacttaCCTGTTTAAGAATCTTATTTGCTTCCAAGCTAGGAGTTAAAATGCTAGCCAGTAGCATGGAAGAGCTATCTTTGTTGAAGTTATCTTGTGTGGCTGGACAATGATCAACAGATGTGAGGAAATTAAATTCAGGATTCATTTGATCCCCAGGCACACAAAAATTATAGGCATAGGGCAACGTTCCCTCACTGTAGCTGGGGGGACCTACAGGTCCGGACTTGGAGCAGAGAACTGACTCAAAGCAGCCCCTTGCAGTAGGGCTGAAAGACTGTCTTAGGCGTAGAGCGATAGCTAGAATCACCGCGAGTAGAAAGAGCACAGAAATCAAGGCCAAGGCCACCACCAGGTAAAACTGCATCtcagcctgggagtcagagggtGTGGGACGGTCGCTGAAATCCGGCAGTACCTCTTGCAAGCTATCTGCGAACACCAGGTGCAGCATGGCAGTGGCTGAAAGGGGTGGCTGTCCTCCATCTCTTACAGCGACTAGCAGGCGCTGGCGGACCGAGTCCTTGTCACCCAAAGCACGCGCCATGCGCACCTCGCCAGTTCGCAGCCCCAGGCTGAAGAGCCCGGGCTCACTGGCATGCACCACGTGGTAGGACAGCCAGGCATTGTGCCCCGAGTCGGCGTCCACGGCCACCACCTTGGTCACCAGGTAGCCTGGCTGTGCGGCCCGCGGCACTGTGTCGAAGACCGCGGAGCCGTCGGGACCCAGCGCAGGGTACAGCACCCGCGGTGCGTTGTCGTTACGGTCGCCCACCAACACGCGCAGGCTCACATTGGCGCTGAGCGCGGGCGAGCCCTGGTCGCAGGCCTGCAGCGTGAGCTCGAAGGCGCGCAGTTGCTCGTGGTCAAAGGCGCGCTGCGCGAACACCACCCCGTTCTGCGCGCTCACGGACACGTAGGACGACAGCGTTCGTGACTCCAGGTCGCTGGCAACGAGAGAGTAGGAGACACGGCCATTGGGCCCGAAGTCTGGGTCAGAGGCACTGACTTGCGCTATGGAGGCACCTGGCTGGTTGTTTTCTGGCACATGGACCAGGTAGGCGGACTGTCCGAAAACCGGCGCGTTGTCGTTGACGTCAGTGATGTGCAAGGTTATGGTTTTGCTGGAGGAGAGCGGAGGCTTGCCTCTGTCGGTGGCTGCGATGGTGACGTTGTACTCTGGGGTCTGCTCCCGATCCAGGGCCCCATCTGTTACTAGCTTGTAGTAATTATTAGAAGAAGAATGAATCTTAAATGGAACACCTCTACTTAAACTACACCTGACTTCCCCATTTTCCCCTGAGTCTCGGTCCCGTGTTTTGAAGAGGGCAACAACCACTCCTGGAGGGGAATCCTCCATAATCTGATCAGAGAGTGACGTGATGATTATTTCTGGGCTGTTGTCATTTTCGTCTAGAACTTCTATAATTACTTTACAACGTGTTGAGAGAGATCCTCGGTCTTTTGCCTCTATGTTCATCGTATATCTTTCCACTTCTTCAAAATCCAAAGGCTGCTGAGTTCGAATGTTTCCTGTAGCGTAATCCAGAGAGAACACGTGCTGAGCTTTGTCAGCCACACCAAGGAAGGAATAAGTGATCTCCGAGTTGATGCCCTCGTCCTGGTCAGTGGCCTTCACTCTCAGGATGGAGGTGCCTGGAGGCACGCCTTCCCGTAGGCTGACCCTGTACACGTCCTGGCTGAACACTGGGGGGTTGTCATTGGCATCTATTACCAGGATTCTTATCTGAGCAGTACCGCTTCGGGGAGGGTCCCCACCATCTAAGGCAGTCAGTACCAAGTGGTGAGCGCTCTGCGTTTCTCGGTCCAGAGTCTTCTGCAATACTAATTCTGGATATTTGCCACCATCAGGATTGTCTTTCTCCACCAATGAGAAATACTCGTTAGGACTTAGTTGGTATTTGCTCAGCGAATTCATACTAATATCAGGATCTTCTGCAGACTCAAGAATTGTTCCCATCCCCGGGCTGACAGATTCACTGATTTCTAAGTTTATTTCATCTTTCTGGAATTGAGGGGCGTGGTCATTAATATCCTCAATCACCACaatgatatgaaaaatatttaaaggattttCCACCACAGCTTCCAATTGCAACTcacatcttcttttctctttgcatATTTGCTCACGGTCTATTCGGTCCTTCACAAGTAAGTCCCCGCTCTCCGCGTCTACGCTGAAGTGCAGCTTCTCCGCGCTAACTCGCAGCTTTCGAGCCGACACATCCAGGACACTGAGCCCTAGATCCTTAGCGAGGTTCCCCACCACCGAGCCCTTGGCCAGCTCCTCCGGAATCGAGTAGCGGATCGGCTCACCCAGCGCAGGGTAGAACAAAGGCAGCAGCAAGGGAAATAGTACCTTCCGCGGGCCGGCCCGGCGCCTCTGCGCGCAGCTCCCTCCCATCGTTCGCTTGGGTTCTCGCTGGGTCCCCGCTTTTTCCAGCTGGAGAAAGTGCACTCTACCGCGCTAAAAGAGCATTCGGCCCAGGACAGGAGGAGTCCCGGGTCTCGGAGCTGGGAATCTGGTGTGCTGGGCAAAGTCTGCCCAGCCGggagcctctgtgtgtgtgctggttttcttctttctgttgttGGCTGCGCAGGGAATCCTAGGCTGGAGGCTGAGGGATCCCCGGCGTCAGCGCTTGCTCTGCACTGGCCGACAGCGGCGCCCAGAGGCTCCGTTTGGGACTGCAGCTTGACTTTAtctctttcaaggaattttttgAGTTGACAGCCAAAATATTTGAATCTTATTCCTCAGTGATTCCTTTACATCAGGAAATATATTTCCACGTGGTCATAACTAGCTTATCGTTTTATGtactaaaatttacatatatcttgaataaatgaatattttttcttcaaaatttaaagAGGTACAAAAGAATATAGCATGAAGGTTTATAGGTCTCCTATCCTATGGCCCATTGCTCTCCACTTCCTCCATCCAGAGGCAGTCATTCTTGTTCCTTTTAAGAGTAATTATCTATGAAGCTGGAAGTACTGAAGATAAGCAACATTTTTTTTCGTCTTCAATTCTAACCTATATTCACCTAGAAAGTAATAATTCCTAATTTCATATTTAAGTACTGCAATGCAACCATTGCTCTAGTCATTACCATCATCCAGGGTGTCCTGTATTGCTTTTAAAtaaccatatttaaaaatattttcttacaataGCTACAATGTCAAAagagtagttttttaaaaaatatctgtatttttcatttgagATGAATGCACAATAATTTTGACTCTTATGAACACAAATATGAAATAATAGTTTCAAAGGCTTAATAGTTAATAACTATGATCCTAAGGAGTGTGCTTTCCTTCCATAGACCTATCACTGAACAAATGTTGACTGGCCTGAAAAAAGTCATGGTCTTCAAAGGGTCTTGAGAAACTTTGGAATGCTTTTTGACCTTATGCTACCACATTTAGAATATTAGTAATGAAATTAAGAGATCAACCTAATACATCACTATTTTCATTGAACTAAATGAACTCATCAGTACCTCCACTGATCCTTTGTTTAGATAATTTCCCTTacttatttgcatatattatttttttatttttggtgcttATATTCTGATCTGCAGAAATGGCATTTCCTTCTTGACTCTAAGTTTATTTTGCCtctcaatttcagaattttcagAGTTTCAGGTGTTTGCCTCCCTATGCATTAAACAGCCACTGAAATAGCTTTGTCATATATCTGTTGCTCCTGTTCTTGGGAACATGTACAAATTTATCTGTCTTCCCAATCCATATTTACTTTCAGCCTTAGTGATTAGAACAtttaacaaaaaagacaaaagcagaaCCCCAAATGTTCTAATTTCACCCTCTATAGCCTCTTCAGGATCCCTACTGACCAACACAAGTTACATTAAAATGCTGTATCTTCCACATAGTAGTGGGAAATTAGAGAATTGTATGCAAAAAGGATGCTTCAGTGTTATCAGGTATAAATAGGGCAGGAAAAATCTAAGTATACATTGTTATAAATAAGTTAATTCAATATTAATGAAAAACTTAGTATATTCAACTGCAACTATCGCCACGaaggataaatttaaaaacatataaaaggtaGTTTGGAAAAGGCCTATTGCTCTTCTCCTTGGGAAGAACTGCGTTGAGTAATCTTGGATTTGGGTTGTGTTTCCAGAGACCATTTCTTTCTGATACTTACCTATTCTTACCAGACTGCCTTCAGAACAAGAGTGATGCTTAAGGGGCTGGAGTTTCAATGTGTGACCACCCAGGAGGAAATATAAATCGACAGACACTTCTGTATGGAAGTCTGTCTTAAGAATTGTCAATATTGTACTCAACAACACTATAAACTACAAGGTTCTGTAAAGCTAATCATAACAAAGCCTGATGA
The Chlorocebus sabaeus isolate Y175 chromosome 23, mChlSab1.0.hap1, whole genome shotgun sequence DNA segment above includes these coding regions:
- the LOC103245184 gene encoding protocadherin gamma-B7 isoform X18, whose product is MGGSCAQRRRAGPRKVLFPLLLPLFYPALGEPIRYSIPEELAKGSVVGNLAKDLGLSVLDVSARKLRVSAEKLHFSVDAESGDLLVKDRIDREQICKEKRRCELQLEAVVENPLNIFHIIVVIEDINDHAPQFQKDEINLEISESVSPGMGTILESAEDPDISMNSLSKYQLSPNEYFSLVEKDNPDGGKYPELVLQKTLDRETQSAHHLVLTALDGGDPPRSGTAQIRILVIDANDNPPVFSQDVYRVSLREGVPPGTSILRVKATDQDEGINSEITYSFLGVADKAQHVFSLDYATGNIRTQQPLDFEEVERYTMNIEAKDRGSLSTRCKVIIEVLDENDNSPEIIITSLSDQIMEDSPPGVVVALFKTRDRDSGENGEVRCSLSRGVPFKIHSSSNNYYKLVTDGALDREQTPEYNVTIAATDRGKPPLSSSKTITLHITDVNDNAPVFGQSAYLVHVPENNQPGASIAQVSASDPDFGPNGRVSYSLVASDLESRTLSSYVSVSAQNGVVFAQRAFDHEQLRAFELTLQACDQGSPALSANVSLRVLVGDRNDNAPRVLYPALGPDGSAVFDTVPRAAQPGYLVTKVVAVDADSGHNAWLSYHVVHASEPGLFSLGLRTGEVRMARALGDKDSVRQRLLVAVRDGGQPPLSATAMLHLVFADSLQEVLPDFSDRPTPSDSQAEMQFYLVVALALISVLFLLAVILAIALRLRQSFSPTARGCFESVLCSKSGPVGPPSYSEGTLPYAYNFCVPGDQMNPEFNFLTSVDHCPATQDNFNKDSSSMLLASILTPSLEANKILKQQAPPNTDWRFSQAQRPGTSGSQNGDDTGTWPNNQFDTEMLQAMILASASEAADGSSTLGGGAGTMGLSARYGPQFTLQHVPDYRQNVYIPGSNATLTNAAGKRDGKAPAGGNGKKKSGKKEKK
- the LOC103245184 gene encoding protocadherin gamma-A11 isoform X10, translated to MANPLQRLDRSGLVLLCIFLGTLRGFRAGQIRYSVPEETEKGYFVGNISKDLGLEPRELAKRGVRIVSRGKTQLFAVNPRSGSLITAGRIDREELCETVSSCFLNMELLVEDTLKIYGVEVEIIDINDNAPSFQEDEVEIKVSEHAIPGARFALPNARDPDVGVNSLQSYQLSPNSYFSLQLRGRMDGAKNPELVLEGSLDREKEAGHLLLLTALDGGDPIRKGSVPIRVVVLDVNDHIPVFTQSVYRVSVPENISSGTRVLVVNATDPDEGINGEVMYSFRNMESKASEIFQLDSQTGEVLVRGSLDFEKYGFYEMEIQGQDGGGLFTTAMMLITVVDVNDNAPEITITSSINSILENSPPGTVIALLNVQDQDSGENGQVSCFIPNHLPFKLEKTYGNYYKLITSRVLDRELVQSYNITLTATDQGSPPLSAETHIWLNVADDNDNPPVFPHSSYFAYIPENNPRGASIFSVTALDPDSKQNALVTYSLTDDTVQGVPLSSYVSINSNTGVLYALQSFDYEQFRDLQLRVIARDSGDPPLSSNVSLSLFVLDQNDNAPEILYPALPTDGSTGVELAPRSAEPGYLVTKVVAVDKDSGQNAWLSYRLLKASEPGLFAVGEHTGEVRTVRALLDRDALKQSLVVAVQDHGQPPLSATVTLTVAVADSIPEVLADLVSLESLANSETSDLTLYLVVAVAAVSCIFLVFVVVLLALRLWRWHKSRLLRASEGGLAGMPTSHFVGMDGVQAFLQTYSHEVSLTSDSRKSHLIFPQPNYGDTLISQESCEKSEPLLIAEDSAIILGKCDPTSNQQAPPNTDWRFSQAQRPGTSGSQNGDDTGTWPNNQFDTEMLQAMILASASEAADGSSTLGGGAGTMGLSARYGPQFTLQHVPDYRQNVYIPGSNATLTNAAGKRDGKAPAGGNGKKKSGKKEKK
- the LOC103245184 gene encoding protocadherin gamma-B7 isoform X21; this encodes MGGSCAQRRRAGPRKVLFPLLLPLFYPALGEPIRYSIPEELAKGSVVGNLAKDLGLSVLDVSARKLRVSAEKLHFSVDAESGDLLVKDRIDREQICKEKRRCELQLEAVVENPLNIFHIIVVIEDINDHAPQFQKDEINLEISESVSPGMGTILESAEDPDISMNSLSKYQLSPNEYFSLVEKDNPDGGKYPELVLQKTLDRETQSAHHLVLTALDGGDPPRSGTAQIRILVIDANDNPPVFSQDVYRVSLREGVPPGTSILRVKATDQDEGINSEITYSFLGVADKAQHVFSLDYATGNIRTQQPLDFEEVERYTMNIEAKDRGSLSTRCKVIIEVLDENDNSPEIIITSLSDQIMEDSPPGVVVALFKTRDRDSGENGEVRCSLSRGVPFKIHSSSNNYYKLVTDGALDREQTPEYNVTIAATDRGKPPLSSSKTITLHITDVNDNAPVFGQSAYLVHVPENNQPGASIAQVSASDPDFGPNGRVSYSLVASDLESRTLSSYVSVSAQNGVVFAQRAFDHEQLRAFELTLQACDQGSPALSANVSLRVLVGDRNDNAPRVLYPALGPDGSAVFDTVPRAAQPGYLVTKVVAVDADSGHNAWLSYHVVHASEPGLFSLGLRTGEVRMARALGDKDSVRQRLLVAVRDGGQPPLSATAMLHLVFADSLQEQAPPNTDWRFSQAQRPGTSGSQNGDDTGTWPNNQFDTEMLQAMILASASEAADGSSTLGGGAGTMGLSARYGPQFTLQHVPDYRQNVYIPGSNATLTNAAGKRDGKAPAGGNGKKKSGKKEKK